The following proteins are encoded in a genomic region of Mustela erminea isolate mMusErm1 chromosome 3, mMusErm1.Pri, whole genome shotgun sequence:
- the ZNF672 gene encoding zinc finger protein 672: protein MFAASEAVAVATAAAGRPYVCSECGKSFSYSSVLLRHECAHGGDSRYRCLDCGERYALATDLRAHRRVHAGQTLYICNECGQSFHHSGRLDLHQSTHRQRGRSCRCRTCGRSFPHLSALLLHRRRRHPPERPCRCPLCARAFRQSALRFHQARAHPWGTAIAPLDPLHRCAQCPRAFRSSAGLQSHTRVHTSQRPAPKPHAPGVHQCSVCGKSFGKSSTLTRHLQTHSGEKPFKCPECGKGFLESATLVRHQRTHTGEKPYTCGDCGRRFSESSTLLRHRRSHQGERPHACATCGKGFGQRSDLVVHQRIHTGERPFPCTECGRRFSDRSDLTKHRRTHTGEKPYRCELCGKRFTCVSNLNVHRRNHAGHKPHICPECGRAFSVASKLALHRKTHLGERPAQCAECGKCFSHSRSLSQHQRAHTRARAAAAAQATEGAALILAGRAEKEKPDFLCRS, encoded by the coding sequence ATGTTCGCTGCATCAGAGGCGGTGGCGGTGGCCACGGCGGCAGCAGGAAGGCCTTACGTGTGCAGCGAGTGTGGCAAGAGCTTCAGCTACAGTTCGGTGCTGCTGCGCCACGAGTGTGCCCATGGCGGCGACAGCCGCTACCGCTGCCTCGACTGCGGGGAGCGCTACGCACTGGCCACTGACCTCCGCGCACACCGTCGCGTGCATGCTGGCCAGACACTCTACATCTGCAATGAATGCGGCCAGAGCTTCCATCATAGTGGCCGCCTGGACCTACACCAGAGCACACACAGACAGCGCGGCCGCTCCTGCCGCTGCCGCACATGCGGCCGCAGCTTTCCACACCTCTCAGCTCTGCTGCTGCACCGGCGCCGCCGGCACCCCCCTGAGCGGCCCTGCCGCTGCCCCCTGTGTGCGCGTGCCTTCCGTCAGAGTGCGCTCCGCTTCCACCAGGCGCGGGCACACCCGTGGGGGACAGCCATCGCGCCTCTCGACCCCCTCCACCGCTGCGCACAGTGCCCACGGGCCTTCCGCAGCTCTGCAGGGCTGCAGAGCCACACTCGCGTCCACACGAGCCAGCGTCCAGCTCCTAAGCCGCACGCGCCGGGTGTGCACCAGTGCAGCGTGTGCGGGAAGAGCTTCGGCAAGAGCTCCACGCTAACACGACACCTACAGACGCACTCAGGTGAGAAGCCCTTCAAGTGCCCGGAGTGTGGGAAGGGATTCTTGGAGAGCGCCACGCTAGTGCGCCACCAGCGGACGCACACGGGGGAGAAGCCATACACATGCGGGGACTGCGGGCGCCGCTTCAGCGAAAGTTCCACCCTTCTGCGCCACAGGCGCAGCCATCAGGGAGAGCGGCCGCACGCATGCGCCACGTGCGGCAAGGGCTTTGGGCAGCGCTCAGACCTGGTGGTGCACCAGCGCATCCACACCGGCGAGAGGCCCTTCCCATGCACCGAGTGCGGCCGCCGCTTCAGTGACCGCTCTGACCTCACCAAGCACCGGCGCACGCACACCGGCGAGAAGCCCTACCGCTGTGAGCTGTGCGGCAAACGCTTCACATGCGTTTCCAACCTCAACGTGCACCGGCGCAACCACGCCGGCCACAAGCCCCACATATGCCCCGAGTGCGGCAGGGCCTTCAGCGTGGCCTCCAAGCTGGCGCTGCACCGCAAGACCCACCTGGGCGAGCGGCCGGCACAGTGCGCCGAGTGCGGCAAGTGTTTCAGTCACAGCCGCTCGCTCTCCCAGCACCAGCGGGCGCACACGCGCGCtcgagccgccgccgccgcccaaGCCACCGAAGGAGCTGCACTCATCCTCGCTGGGCgggcagaaaaggaaaagccGGACTTCTTGTGTCGCAGCTGA